One Setaria viridis chromosome 3, Setaria_viridis_v4.0, whole genome shotgun sequence DNA window includes the following coding sequences:
- the LOC117849893 gene encoding cation/H(+) antiporter 19 gives MAKVASHGAFQGENPLDYALPLIILQICLVLVVTRGLAYLLRPLRQPRVIAEIIGGILLGPSALGRSTKFLHTVFPPESMTVLDTLANLGLLFFLFLVGLELDISAIRRTGRKALAISLSGIALPFALGVGTSFAFRATIVKDAPHAPFLVFMGVALSITAFPVLARILTELKLLTTDLGRMALSAAAVDDVMAWILLALAIALSGSSSPIISLWVLLTAAAFVAAAFLLVRPVLAWMARQCREGEPVKELYVCATLAIVLAGGFLTDVIGIHALFGGFVVGVVVPKDGPFAGMLIEKVEDLVSGLFLPLYFVSSGLKTNVATISGAKSWGLLVLVIANACIGKIGGAVATALLVKIPVREAVTLGFLMNTKGLVELVVLNIGRDRKVLNDEAFAIMVLMALFTTFITTPIVMAVYKPARPSAPYKRRTVAGGDDADELRVLACFHSSRDVPTLLNLVEASRGTGRRRLAVYAMHLVELSERSSAITMVQRARRNGVPFFNSADRGDGQLVVAFEAFQRLSSVRVRAMTAISDLDTIHRDVIDSAAGKRAAIVVMPYHKALQPDGSLQSLGSVYHAINKRVLREAPCSVAILVDRGLGGPAQVSAQNVSLSVAALFFGGPDDREALAYATRMAEHPGVAVTLARFRTSRPPHSDEEFADDEAAVEAFKSKVGGVKDGSVRFEEREGCSKEEVLETIGSLAKSNVFVVGRMPPAPALVENPDELGPVGSYLASPEFRTSASVLVIKRYDPATNPKSRRFDPEARPPVATEEDVLDEAEMGRSSVVPVTWSPGPDAHGAQ, from the exons ATGGCGAAGGTGGCGTCGCACGGGGCGTTCCAGGGGGAGAACCCGCTGGACTACGCGCTGCCGCTCATCATCCTGCAGATCtgcctcgtcctcgtcgtcacCCGCGGCCTCGCCTACCTCCTCCGCCCGCTCCGGCAACCCCGCGTCATCGCCGAGATCATC GGAGGGATCCTGCTAGGCCCGTCGGCGCTTGGCCGGAGCACCAAGTTCCTGCACACCGTCTTCCCGCCGGAGAGCATGACGGTGCTGGACACGCTGGCCAACCTcggcctcctcttcttcctcttcctcgtcggcCTCGAGCTCGACATCTCCGCCATCCGCCGCACGGGGAGGAAGGCCCTCGCCATCTCCCTCTCCGGCATCGCGCTCCCCTTCGCGCTCGGCGTCGGCACCTCCTTCGCCTTCCGCGCCACCATCGTCAAGGACGCCCCCCACGCGCCGTTTCTTGTCTTCATGGGCGTCGCGCTCTCCATCACCGCGTTCCCGGTGCTCGCCCGTATCCTCACCGAGCTCAAGCTCCTGACCACGGACCTCGGCCGCATggcgctctccgccgccgccgtcgacgacgtTATGGCGTGGatcctcctcgcgctcgccaTCGCGCTCTCGGGCTCCAGCTCGCCGATCATCTCGCTCTGGGtgctcctcaccgccgccgccttcgtcgccgccgcgttccTGCTCGTGAGGCCGGTGCTCGCGTGGATGGCGCGACAGTGCCGCGAGGGAGAGCCCGTCAAGGAGCTCTACGTCTGCGCCACCCTCGCCATCGTCCTCGCTGGCGGCTTCCTCACCGACGTCATCGGCATCCACGCGCTGTTCGGCGGgttcgtcgtcggcgtcgtcgtccccaAGGACGGGCCGTTCGCCGGCATGCTCATCGAGAAGGTCGAGGACCTCGTCTCCGGGCTCTTCCTCCCGCTGTACTTCGTCTCCAGCGGCCTCAAGACCAACGTGGCAACCATCAGCGGAGCCAAGTCATGGGGTTTGCTCGTCCTCGTCATCGCCAACGCGTGCATCGGCAAGatcggcggcgcggtggcgacGGCCCTGCTCGTCAAGATCCCCGTCCGGGAGGCCGTCACGCTCGGCTTCCTGATGAACACCAAGGGGCTCGTCGAGCTCGTCGTGCTCAACATCGGAAGGGACCGCAAGGTTCTCAACGACGAGGCCTTCGCCATCATGGTGCTCATGGCGCTCTTCACCACCTTCATCACGACGCCGATCGTCATGGCCGTCTACAAGCCGGCGCGGCCGTCGGCGCCGTACAAGCGCCgcacggtggccggcggcgacgacgccgacgagctGCGCGTGCTCGCCTGCTTCCACTCCAGCCGCGACGTCCCGACGCTGCTCAACCTCGTGGAGGCGTCGCggggcaccggccgccgccgcctcgccgtgtACGCCATGCACCTCGTGGAGCTATCGGAGAGGTCGTCGGCGATCACCATGGTCCAGCGCGCCCGCCGCAACGGCGTGCCCTTCTTCAACAGCGCCGACAGGGGGGACGGTCAGCTGGTGGTGGCGTTCGAGGCGTTCCAGCGGCTGAGCTCCGTGCGGGTGCGCGCCATGACCGCCATCTCCGACCTCGACACCATCCACCGCGACGTCATCGACAGCGCAGCCGGCAAGcgcgccgccatcgtcgtcatGCCCTACCACAAGGCGCTCCAGCCCGACGGCTCCCTCCAGTCGCTCGGCTCGGTGTACCACGCCATTAACAAGCGCGTGCTCCGCGAGGCGCCCTGCTCCGTCGCTATCCTCGTCgaccgcggcctcggcggcccCGCCCAGGTCTCCGCCCAGAACGTGTCCCTGTCCGTCGCGGCGCTCTTCTTCGGCGGGCCCGACGACCGCGAGGCGCTGGCCTACGCGACGCGCATGGCGGAGCACCCGGGCGTGGCCGTCACGTTGGCAAGGTTCCGGACGAGCCGTCCGCCGCACTCCGACGAGGAGTTtgccgacgacgaggcggcggtcGAGGCGTTCAAGTCCAAGGTCGGCGGCGTGAAGGACGGGTCGGTGCGGTTCGAGGAGCGGGAGGGGTGCAGCAAGGAGGAGGTGCTCGAGACCATCGGCTCTCTGGCCAAGTCCAACGTGTTCGTGGTGGGGCggatgccgccggcgccggcgctggtggAGAATCCCGACGAGCTGGGCCCCGTGGGGAGCTACCTGGCGTCGCCGGAGTTCAGGACGTCGGCGTCGGTGCTGGTGATCAAGAGGTACGACCCGGCGACGAACCCGAAGAGCAGGAGGTTCGACCCGGAGGCGAGGCCGCcggtggcgacggaggaggacgtgctggacgaggcggagatggGCAGATCCAGCGTGGTGCCGGTGACGTGGTCGCCAGGGCCTGATGCGCATGGCGCCCAATAA
- the LOC117846955 gene encoding transcription factor PCF8, with translation MEEVGMERTTCKRQRAALDGGSSNAAAAWRTCRVARAAAGGKDRHSKVVTARGLRDRRVRLSVPTAIQFYDIQDRLGVDQPSKAIEWLIRAAGAAIDELPSLDCSFALPAAGAASSPPAAGDDAEVSTSETSKSSVLSLANAPADNASASAHQANHAYNGNAGGSGGAFAELLHCSNDSKPMQQQQQPTLAYYASQLPSSHAAPAMPFETMPQLAFLQEQPHPAVGFDRGTLQSNAAIAAPLWPPSQQACFLQRFAAAPADAAGLPFFLGGGAAAPPVTVNAEPRLQLWDFKQERKT, from the coding sequence ATGGAGGAGGTAGGCATGGAGCGCACCACCTGCAAGCGCCAGCGCGCCGCGCTGGACGGCGGCTCGTcgaacgccgcggcggcgtggcggacgTGCCgggtggcgcgcgcggccgccgggggCAAGGACCGGCACAGCAAGGTCGTGACGGCGCGGGGGCTCCGGGACCGGCGCGTCCGGCTCTCGGTACCCACGGCCATCCAGTTCTACGACATCCAGGACCGCCTCGGCGTCGACCAGCCCAGCAAGGCCATCGAGTGGCTcatccgcgccgccggcgccgccatcgaCGAGCTCCCGTCGCTGGACTGCTCATTCGCCCTCCCcgcagccggcgccgcctcctctccgccgGCAGCCGGAGACGACGCGGAGGTCAGCACCTCCGAGACCAGCAAGAGCTCCGTGCTCTCGCTCGCCAACGCCCCGGCCGATAACGCCTCTGCCAGCGCTCACCAAGCCAACCATGCCTACAACGGCaacgccggcggcagcggcggcgcgttcGCCGAGCTCCTGCACTGCTCCAACGACAGCAAGccaatgcagcagcagcagcagccgacgcTCGCCTACTATGCCTCGCAGCTTCCTAGCTCGCACGCCGCGCCGGCCATGCCCTTCGAGACGATGCCCCAGCTGGCCTTCCTCCAGGAGCAGCCGCACCCCGCCGTCGGCTTCGACCGGGGCACACTTCAGTCCAATGCCGCCATCGCTGCGCCACTGTGGCCGCCATCTCAGCAGGCGTGCTTTCTGCAGAGGTTCGCCGCTGCTCCGGCTGATGCCGCTGGACTGCCGTTCTTTCTtggaggcggcgctgctgctcctccggtGACGGTCAATGCAGAGCCGAGGCTGCAGCTCTGGGACTTCAAGCAGGAAAGAAAGACCTGA
- the LOC117850953 gene encoding large ribosomal subunit protein uL14mz yields MAAFLRSKCLSVGRTLMGSLGNNLYGAASSSVEAATRPSHCDAISQQIRTFIQMRTNLKVVDNSGAKRVMCIQAKRGKYGARLGDTIIGSVKEAQPRGKVKKGDVVYGVVVRAAMKKGRSDGSEVQFDDNAIVLVNNKGELIGTRVFGPVPHELRKKKHLKILALAEHIV; encoded by the exons ATGGCGGCGTTTCTGAGGTCAAAGTGTTTGTCAG TTGGACGTACTCTGATGGGAAGCCTTGGGAATAATTTGTATGGAGCCGCCAGCTCATCTGTTGAGGCAGCGACAAGACCTTCTCATTGTGATGCTATCAGCCAG CAAATCAGAACATTCATCCAGATGAGAACCAACCTCAAGGTAGTGGATAACTCTGGAGCCAAGCGGGTTATGTGCATTCAGGCCAAGAGGGGGAAGTATGGAGCAAGGCTTGGGGACACGATCATCGGATCTGTCAAGGAAGCCCAGCCTCGTGGCAAGGTGAAGAAAGGAGACGTCGTCTACGGAGTGGTCGTCCGTGCTGCCATGAAGAAAGGACGCAGTGATGGCAGCGAGGTCCAGTTCGACGACAACGCGATAGTCCTGGTAAACAACAAGGGCGAGCTGATCGGCACCCGTGTCTTCGGTCCCGTGCCCCATGAGCTCAGGAAGAAGAAGCACCTCAAGATCCTGGCGTTGGCTGAGCACATTGTCTGA